A single genomic interval of Malania oleifera isolate guangnan ecotype guangnan chromosome 11, ASM2987363v1, whole genome shotgun sequence harbors:
- the LOC131168437 gene encoding leucine-rich repeat receptor-like protein kinase PXC1: MEACALTAVTLLSLTLYLSLLPSSLSLSVNDTDALTRFRLQTDAHGILAANWTTADACAAGWRGVRCIGRRVTALVLPTLDLRGTLDSLALLDQLRVLDLHGNRLNGTLLPITNCSNLKLLYLSGNDFSGEIPPEIGSLHHLLRLDLSDNNLRGPIPDSLSRLTRLITLRLQNNVLSGELTNFSDSLPRLRELNLSNNELYGRLPENLRSRFGDHIFAGNEGLCGSSPLPACSFTDSPPAVESTPTETVPSNPSSLPTAPINFRDKKQPRRGLSPGAIVAIVIGNSVLLLVIVSFVVAYYCGKYSREIDYNSKVGNENGKKKNGGSYNNEKKVYASNGGGADSDETTATDRSKLVFYDRRKQFELEDMLRASAEMLGKGSLGTVYKAVLDDGCTVAVKRLKDANPCARKEFEQYMDLVGKLKYPNIVRLRAYYYAKEEKLLVYDYLPNGSLQYLLHGNRGPGRIPLDWTTRISLVLGAARGLARIHEEYGASKIPHGNVKSSNVLLDKNGVACISDFGLSLLLNPIHATARLGGYRAPEQAETKRLSQTADVYSFGVLLLEVLTGRAPSQYLSPARPRAGEEEEGLDLPKWVRSVVRDEWTAEVFDQELLRYKNIEEELVAMLQVGLACAAAQPEKRPSMVDVVKMIEEIRVEQSPLGEDYDESRNSLSPSLATTEDGFAAAVY; this comes from the exons ATGGAGGCTTGTGCCTTAACCGCTGTCACGCTGCTCTCCCTCACCCTCtacctctctctcctcccttcttctctttctctctccgtCAACGACACCGACGCCCTCACTCGGTTCCGCCTTCAGACCGACGCCCACGGCATCTTGGCCGCCAACTGGACCACCGCCGACGCCTGCGCCGCAGGCTGGCGAGGCGTCCGCTGCATCGGCCGCCGCGTCACCGCCCTCGTCCTCCCCACCCTCGACCTCCGCGGCACCCTCGACTCGCTCGCCCTCCTCGACCAGCTCCGCGTACTCGACCTGCACGGCAACCGCCTCAACGGCACTCTCCTTCCTATTACGAACTGCTCCAATCTCAAGCTTCTCTATCTTTCTGGAAACGATTTCTCCGGCGAGATCCCGCCGGAGATCGGCTCCCTCCACCATCTCCTCCGTCTTGATCTCTCCGACAACAATCTCCGAGGCCCGATACCGGACTCTCTCTCCCGCTTGACTCGCCTCATCACCTTGCGCCTCCAGAACAATGTACTCTCCGGAGAACTCACCAATTTCTCCGATTCGCTTCCCCGCCTCAGAGAGCTCAATTTATCAAACAACGAGCTGTACGGCCGTCTCCCAGAGAATTTGCGCAGCAGATTCGGCGACCATATTTTCGCCGGCAACGAGGGTCTCTGCGGGTCTAGCCCGTTGCCGGCGTGCTCCTTCACCGACAGTCCTCCCGCCGTCGAATCGACTCCAACTGAGACGGTTCCCTCAAATCCAAGCTCATTACCCACAGCCCCAATAAATTTCAGGGACAAGAAACAACCAAGAAGGGGGCTAAGCCCCGGCGCAATTGTGGCCATTGTGATCGGAAATTCGGTATTGTTACTGGTAATAGTTTCGTTTGTTGTCGCTTATTATTGCGGGAAATACTCGAGAGAGATTGATTATAATTCGAAAGTGGGTAATGAGAATGGGAAGAAGAAAAATGGTGGAAGCTACAATAACGAGAAGAAGGTATATGCGAGCAACGGAGGCGGCGCAGACAGCGACGAGACTACGGCAACTGATAGAAGCAAACTTGTATTTTACGATCGGAGGAAGCAGTTTGAGCTGGAGGATATGCTCCGGGCATCCGCGGAAATGCTTGGGAAAGGGAGCCTGGGAACGGTTTATAAGGCAGTGCTCGACGATGGATGCACAGTGGCCGTGAAGAGGCTCAAGGACGCAAACCCCTGCGCAAGGAAGGAGTTCGAACAGTACATGGATTTAGTTGGGAAGCTCAAGTATCCTAACATCGTTCGTCTCAGAGCTTATTATTACGCCAAGGAAGAGAAGCTTCTCGTCTATGATTATCTCCCCAATGGAAGCTTGCAATACCTCTTACATG GGAATCGAGGTCCGGGAAGAATTCCTCTGGACTGGACTACGAGGATCAGTTTGGTTCTGGGGGCAGCTCGCGGGCTCGCTCGGATCCACGAAGAATACGGCGCATCAAAAATCCCCCACGGCAATGTGAAATCCTCAAACGTTCTCCTCGACAAGAACGGCGTCGCCTGCATCTCCGATTTCGGTCTATCGCTGCTTCTGAACCCGATCCATGCGACGGCGAGACTGGGAGGATACCGGGCACCGGAGCAAGCAGAGACTAAAAGGCTTTCCCAAACGGCGGATGTGTACAGTTTCGGAGTCTTACTGCTGGAAGTGCTCACTGGAAGAGCTCCGTCGCAGTACCTCTCGCCGGCGCGGCCGCGCGCGGGAGAGGAGGAAGAGGGATTGGATTTGCCCAAGTGGGTCCGATCGGTGGTGAGGGACGAGTGGACGGCGGAGGTGTTCGATCAGGAGTTGCTGAGGTACAAGAACATCGAGGAGGAGCTGGTAGCGATGCTGCAGGTGGGACTGGCGTGCGCGGCGGCGCAACCGGAGAAGAGGCCGAGCATGGTGGATGTGGTGAAGATGATCGAGGAGATTCGGGTGGAGCAGTCGCCGCTGGGGGAGGACTACGACGAATCGCGGAATTCGCTTTCGCCTTCGCTCGCCACCACTGAAGATGGATTTGCTGCGGCGGTTTACTAG